Within Vicia villosa cultivar HV-30 ecotype Madison, WI linkage group LG1, Vvil1.0, whole genome shotgun sequence, the genomic segment ttaataattctaattattaattcaatgttccaattaaattaatattaaaattatatgggTGTTACAAAAGGTTTCTGCAAGCATCCTCCAAGGGAGGTTTTGAGAAGTATGTCTGATTGTTGGTAAGGACTACCTCATCAATACAAACAACAAATGGAGTTTGTGTTTGACCGAAACAATTAGGTGCCATTGTCAATCTGGagattttgaaaaacaaaagcTAGAAATGGCAGAAAATTGTGAAAAGCCATGTTAGGGTTTTTCTCTCTTGCTCTTTCTGTATTTAAAACAAGGGAAGAAGATGTAAAAACAAGATTGGCTCTACATCTGGCCTTGAGTTTTGATAATAACTTTACACGTTATCTTAAAAAATAACTGTATACTCTAATGGTTTCTttctagtgtgtagcttttgtTAAATAGGTTCTGACTCTAGTATGAAGGCGTGTGACGTCATCAGATTCTGAAGTCAACACTCTGGAAGAATACCTATGGTGTGTtacaaaggaagtcaagatttTGGGTGTTACTTCTGCAACGGTTCTAAGGAACGTTAGTACAAGAGCTTCTGGTCGTGACTTTTGCAAGGAAGCTTTGAGGCCTTTTAAAGATTTACTTATGTCATCCCAAGTTCTGTAGATGTTGAAGACAAAGTTCTGCTGAACAGGTTCTGAAGATctgaagacatctcttctgaAGACCATgtgttgaagactctgaagataaGGTTCTGCTGAACAGGGTCTAAAGACTCAAAGACTTAGGCTCTGAAGAGTCAAGTTCTGATGCTTCTACAACATGCTTCAATTAACATACAATAAAAAAGCCTCTAAAGACTTAGAAGATCAAGAATGTCTTGATTGTGACGGTGATCATAAAAGTACCAACGTAAACTGTGACCTCTGCTCTTATAGGGTGGTGTAACGATAGTTCTAGTTGTACTTGTTATCTACCATTCCCACCATGATCGTTGAGAACTTTACAACTGTATTTGTATTTTCTATTCTACCCTCCAACAAATCTATCCTTCTCTATAAAGGAAgattttggaagaatttgaatGCAACTAATCATTTCTATAAAACTATACCAAAGCGCTTCAAAAACTCTATTGAGATATTCTTTGTACAGTTTTGTATTTTTAGCAAGAAGATTATGTTCATATCTTGCTTTCAACACATTTGTGTGTTATGTATTTAAACTTTGTGTAATCTTCTTATTAGAAACATCTTTGTATACACATCTTTGTAAATCAACGGTGGTTGATAGATACCTTGGGGGACTAAGTGTAGTCAGAATTCTCAAGAAGACAGTGGATATGGTCATTGTGGTTTACATAAAGGATCGACTGAACTTGTTAAGGTAGTCGCAAGGTTGATCAAATTTATTGTGGTTGTCTGCAGCTTGGCATTAAGGATCAACTGAACTTGTTGTGATTGTATGTAGCTTGGCAATAAGGATCAGCGGACTTGTTTGGACTAGTCGCAAGGTTAATCGGACTTGATGTGGTTTGTCTATAATCTGTTTGTCTATAGTGGAATAAATTCTTATtgagaaggcaaaatcaccttggcaggtggactggagtaacttcgttaatagtgaaccaggataaaaataattgtgttcatctaTTTTTATTCATCTGTTAGCTTTGTGTTTTGAGTTGCGAAAAAATTATATAAGGTGCAACCCAATTCAAATACTATTTTCTTGTGTTTCACGCACCTTCAGAATATAGAAACTAAAAGAAGAAGGAGTTTAAATAGAAGATTTTTTAAGTGAAGTGAAACATTTAAGGTTTCCCTCCAGAAACATGGAGAAGTGGCATGTTCAGAGCCATTGATTGACATTGAATTATGGAAAAGAcaatttatgaaattaaaatattttaatttcactgTTAGTGGCTATTAAGGGTCTTGGAAACTGGGATAATGATGGATAGCCTGTGACACGTTTTGAGACGTGATATTTTGGTAAAAAGGTAGTCATGATGTCTGACAAAAGCATGGTTAAGATGACATATGCAAAAGTGGAAAATAGTGACCAAGTGGTTACAAAATATATCATCTTTCTTTCAACTGATGCATGATCGAAGGTAGCATTTTTTGGGGGGCATCTGTAACACTGGGATTTTCAGCTAATGGAAAGTCAACGAAAAATGTTATAATGGAGGAACATTCTGTGGTAAGAGCATTAATGTTAAGTGTTTTGTAGCAATGTGgtacttgtaacaccccaaaaaatatgaattgattatttaattagttatttaattaatttaacataaATATATGAAGTATTTGATTTAATGATGTTTTAggctattttttaaattagaacgGAATTCTGAGTTAATTGAATAGGCCAAATTCAATCCATGTATTTAAAACATATTGATGTGAAGACATCATTTCTTTTCAATAATTTagataaataaatttacatgaaGCATCCGAGGAATTTAGTGAAACCGGACAAACCAGATTAGTTTGTGAAATGATTATAGGCATATTTAAACGTTTTTGTACATATAAATTGAATAGAAAGATGTATAAATATAACTCCAAAGAGGGAACCGTGTGAATGAAGCTATCACAGCACAGCTGCATTGAAGAGTACTAGAGTTGGCAATCTATCACTATAAACCATTATGCACCGGCCGCGCCAAACACTCTCCCACCCTTTTAGCTCTTGACGTGATTCAACCTCCTAATACTCCACGTGTAACCTTTTCATTCGTCACACTTTTTCATCCTCTTGCTTTCTTAAACTTCAACTTTCTTTCTTCCCCTTTCCTCTGTTTCATCACTACTCAATCATTTCATTCACATCTCTTACATCTAATTCTGCAATATTCCACTGCCATGGGAGAAAAAGAAAAGGTTAAGCCACCGAattttaatcttttatttttcttttttattaataattttgatgGATCCcttatctttctctttctcttgatCAATTTGATTCAGGTAACAGCCATAATGAAACTCAAAGTTGATCTTCAGTGCAGTAAATGCTACAAAAAAGTCAAGAAAGTTCTATGCAAATTTCCTCGTTAGtctcttctttcatcactttgattcatttttaatcatagattaacaaattaattaattcaattattattataattattattgttattgatgATTTGTTTGGTTGGGTGTTTGAAATATCTGTGAACAAGAAATTCGAGACACGGTGTACGATGAGAAGAACAACATCGTAACAATCAAAGTGGTTTGTTGTAATCCTGAGAAGCTCAGAGACAAGATTTGCTGCAAAGGTTGTGGTGTCATCAAAAGCATAGAAATTCTCGAACCTCCTCCACctcccaaacccaaacccaaagaACCAGAAAAACCCAAGGAGCCCGTCAAGCCCAAAGAGCCTGAAAAGCCCAAGGAGCCAGAAAAACCAAAACAACCAGAAAAACCAAAAGAGCCAGAGAAGCCAAAAGAGCCCGAAAAGCCGAAAGAGCCTGAGAAGCCGAAAGAATTGCCTCCTCCTCCGCCTGCGCCGAAGCCCGAACCACCAAAAGAACCTGCAAAACCACCACCGCAGCCGCAGCCGGAGTACATACCGGGACCGCCACCTTCGATTCCGGTATGTCCTCCGGCGGTGGTTCCGATTGGGGT encodes:
- the LOC131599505 gene encoding protein PYRICULARIA ORYZAE RESISTANCE 21; the protein is MGEKEKVTAIMKLKVDLQCSKCYKKVKKVLCKFPQIRDTVYDEKNNIVTIKVVCCNPEKLRDKICCKGCGVIKSIEILEPPPPPKPKPKEPEKPKEPVKPKEPEKPKEPEKPKQPEKPKEPEKPKEPEKPKEPEKPKELPPPPPAPKPEPPKEPAKPPPQPQPEYIPGPPPSIPVCPPAVVPIGVCCGSCYEGRGGGPCFQGYGGPPQVSCYDGYYGRPIYDSYGGGGPCYVSRCDEYLCEENASGCTIM